From a single Arachis hypogaea cultivar Tifrunner chromosome 3, arahy.Tifrunner.gnm2.J5K5, whole genome shotgun sequence genomic region:
- the LOC112789561 gene encoding protein STRICTOSIDINE SYNTHASE-LIKE 3, with translation MTLLRWLAILFLLLAVYCGLDPFRHSPIASFPEFEAKLIQMPPWSEVPPEKDSENLLQKSEVKFLNEVQGPESVAFDPQGRGPYTGVADGRILFWNGHSWLPFAYTSPNRSELCDPKVSASPLSYVTTEHICGRPLGLRFNKKTGDLYIADAYFGLLKVGPEGGLATPLTTEAEGVPFRFTNDVDVDEEGNVYFTDSSAKYQRRNFIQLVFAGDDSGRVLKYNPDTKETTVLVRNIQFPNGISLSKDRSFFYVCEGVVGRLRKYWLKGKKAGTSEIIAILPGIPDNVRVNEDGDFWIALHCRRYMYAYLNALYPNIRKLILKLPIPTKIHYLLQIGGRQHALAVKYSSEGKLLQILEDSEGKVVRAVSEVEERDGKLWMGSVLMPFIGVYNLK, from the exons ATGACTCTGCTTCGATGGCTTGCGATTCTGTTCCTTCTGCTCGCCGTGTACTGCGGTCTCGATCCGTTTCGTCACAGCCCCATAGCCAGCTTCCCGGAATTCGAGGCCAAACTGATTCAAATGCCGCCGTGGTCCGAGGTGCCGCCGGAGAAAGACTCGGAGAATTTGTTGCAGAAATCGGAGGTGAAGTTCTTGAACGAGGTTCAGGGACCAGAGAGCGTTGCTTTCGACCCTCAAGGTCGCGGTCCTTACACTGGTGTCGCTGATGGAAGGATTCTCTTCTGGAATGGACACTCTTGGCTTCCCTTTGCTTATACCTCTCCCAACAG GTCAGAATTGTGTGATCCTAAAGTTTCTGCATCACCACTTAGCTATGTGACGACCGAGCACATCTGCGGAAGGCCTTTGGGACTCAGGTTCAACAAGAAAACTGGCGATTTATACATTGCGGACGCATATTTTGGGCTTCTGAAGGTGGGGCCTGAGGGTGGTTTAGCAACACCTCTTACAACTGAGGCTGAAGGGGTGCCATTCAGGTTTACCAATGATGTTGATGTTGACGAAGAAGGGAATGTTTATTTTACGGATAGCAGTGCGAAATATCAGCGCAG GAACTTTATTCAACTGGTATTTGCTGGAGACGATAGCGGCAGAGTTTTGAAATACAACCCTGACACTAAGGAAACCACAGTTCTTGTGAGAAACATTCAATTTCCAAATGGCATTTCCTTAAGCAAAGATCGTTCCTTCTTTTACGTCTGTGAAGGTGTTGTTGGCAG GCTACGCAAATACTGGCTGAAAGGCAAAAAGGCTGGGACTTCAGAGATCATAGCCATCCTGCCTGGAATCCCTGACAAtgtgagagtcaatgaagatggCGATTTTTGGATTGCACTTCATTGCCGAAGGTATATGTATGCGTACCTTAATGCCCTCTATCCAAATATTCGGAAACTCATACTCAAGCTCCCTATACCAACAAAGATTCACTACCTGCTTCAAATTGGTGGCCGGCAACATGCGTTGGCTGTTAAGTACAGCTCCGAAGGCAAACTTCTGCAGATATTGGAGGATAGCGAGGGAAAAGTTGTTAGAGCAGTGAGTGAAGTGGAGGAGAGAGATGGTAAACTATGGATGGGAAGTGTTCTTATGCCTTTTATTGGAGTTTACAACTTGAAATGA
- the LOC112789562 gene encoding pentatricopeptide repeat-containing protein At2g41080-like isoform X1: MGRFRVPRTCFSFVSVSTVFQNPVFHLSTVTFKTHLEDGNFSYAKEQFATLCSNGRIREAFHNFVSYIWSEPRLFSNLIQACIRTKSVSLGKQLHSLIITSGCSSDKFVSNHLLNLYSKFGEFRAAVLLFDRMPTRNTMSCNIMIKAHLEMGSFESAKKMFDEMPERNVATWNAMVTGLAKFEMNEESLFLFSQMNELGFMPDEYSLGSVLRGCAHLTALFAGQQVHAYVMKSGFEFNLVVTCSLAHMYIKAGSLSDGERLIRLMPNCNVVAWNTLMSGKAQNGCFEGVLDQYCLMKKAGFRPDKITFVTVISSCSELATLGQGKQIHAESIKAGASSIVDVVSSLVSMYSRCGSLQDSMKAFSEGKQRDIVLWSSMISAYGFHGQGEEAIKLFNGMEQENLPGNEVTFLSLLYACSHCGLKDKGLDFFELMVQKYGLKARLEHYNCVVDLLGRSGCLEDAEAMIRSMPMEPDAIIWKTLLSACKIHKNAEMAKRVAKEVLRIDPQDSASYILLANIHASANKWQDVSEVRKAMRGKMLKKEPGISWVEIKNQVHQFCLDDKSHPQSAEINRYLDELTSDMKMRGYVPDTSSVTHDMDNEEKEYNLAHHSEKMAIAFALMNCPEGMPIRVMKNLRVCSDCHVAIKYISEIKNLEIVVRDASRFHHFKDGTCSCGDYWMTGAFVTGDNEGDNEGYVTIWDAINRKILVEGCLIRQGEILITRHILFDVTRFPYSALFPNSTPSKPQQQFPHTHLVLPLHPTPSIPPSPSVDISPHTSSQFSSHSPTQTDSNPSSDVPISDPTPPPFTPCTPSTSTPSNPTQPHQIIHP, from the exons ATGGGCAGGTTTCGTGTTCCTCGTacgtgcttctcctttgtttctgTGTCTACCGTTTTTCAAAATCCTGTCTTTCACTTGTCCACCGTTACCTTCAAAACCCACTTGGAAGATGGAAACTTTTCATATGCCAAAGAACAATTTGCAACCTTGTGTTCCAATGGGCGTATCAGAGAAGCGTTTCACAACTTTGTTTCTTATATATGGTCTGAACCCCGTTTGTTCTCAAATCTCATACAAGCATGCATTCGCACAAAGTCTGTTTCTTTGGGGAAGCAGCTTCATTCTTTGATTATTACTTCTGGCTGTTCCTCGGACAAGTTCGTCTCCAACCATCTCCTCAACCTGTATTCGAAATTTGGGGAGTTTCGAGCTGCAGTCTTACTGTTTGATAGAATGCCTACTAGGAACACCATGTCGTGTAACATCATGATCAAGGCCCATCTTGAAATGGGTAGTTTTGAGAGTGCCAAgaaaatgtttgatgaaatgcctgaGAGGAACGTTGCTACTTGGAATGCAATGGTCACTGGGTTGGCCAAGTTTGAAATGAATGAGGAGTCTTTGTTCTTGTTTTCACAGATGAATGAGTTGGGTTTCATGCCGGATGAGTACTCACTGGGCAGTGTGCTTAGGGGATGTGCACACTTGACAGCTTTGTTTGCAGGCCAACAGGTTCATGCTTATGTTATGAAAAGTGGGTTTGAGTttaatttggttgtcacatgCTCTTTAGCTCACATGTACATTAAAGCTGGAAGCTTAAGTGATGGAGAGAGATTGATCAGATTGATGCCAAATTGTAATGTGGTTGCTTGGAATACACTTATGTCTGGAAAAGCTCAAAATGGGTGTTTTGAGGGAGTTTTGGATCAATACTGTTTGATGAAAAAGGCAGGTTTTAGACCGGATAAGATTACTTTTGTGACTGTGATCAGTTCATGTTCGGAGTTAGCCACACTTGGTCAAGGGAAGCAAATACATGCCGAATCAATCAAAGCAGGAGCTAGTTCTATAGTTGACGTAGTTAGCTCATTAGTTAGTATGTACTCTAGATGTGGATCCTTGCAAGACTCTATGAAAGCTTTTTCGGAAGGCAAACAGCGAGATATTGTATTGTGGAGCTCAATGATTTCTGCTTATGGGTTTCATGGTCAAGGGGAAGAAGCTATAAAGCTCTTTAATGGGATGGAACAAGAAAATTTGCCAGGAAATGAAGTTACATTTTTGAGCTTGTTATATGCATGTAGTCATTGTGGATTGAAGGACAAAGGACTTGATTTCTTCGAGTTGATGGTACAAAAGTATGGACTCAAGGCTAGACTAGAACACTATAATTGTGTCGTTGACCTACTAGGTAGGTCTGGCTGTTTGGAAGACGCAGAAGCTATGATACGTTCCATGCCTATGGAACCAGATGCCATTATATGGAAAACACTGTTATCTGCATGTAAGATCCACAAGAATGCAGAAATGGCAAAACGGGTTGCCAAAGAAGTTCTTAGGATCGATCCTCAAGACTCAGCATCATATATTCTTCTTGCCAATATTCATGCTTCTGCTAATAAGTGGCAGGATGTTTCTGAGGTGAGGAAGGCCATGAGAGGCAAGATGTTGAAGAAAGAACCAGGCATAAGTTGGGTAGAAATAAAGAATCAGGTTCACCAGTTCTGTTTGGATGACAAATCCCACCCACAATCTGCAGAGATCAATCGGTATCTGGATGAACTAACTTCAGACATGAAGATGCGCGGTTATGTCCCGGATACTAGCTCTGTAACGCATGACATGGACAATGAGGAGAAAGAATACAACTTGGCACACCACAGTGAGAAGATGGCAATTGCTTTTGCATTGATGAATTGCCCAGAGGGAATGCCAATAAGGGTGATGAAGAACTTGCGCGTTTGTAGTGATTGCCATGTTGCCATCAAGTACATATCAgagataaaaaatttagaaattgttGTGCGAGATGCTAGCAGGTTTCACCATTTCAAAGATGGTACATGTTCTTGTGGAGATTATTG GATGACAGGTGCTTTCGTCACCGGTGATAATGAAGGTGATAATGAAGGTTACGTTACCATATGGGATgctataaatagaaaaattttagTTGAG GGGTGCTTAATTCGGCAAGGCGAAATCCTTATTACTCGACACATTTTATTTGATGTAACCAGGTTCCCTTACTCCGCTCTTTTTCCTAATTCCACCCCATCTAAGCCTCAGCAACAATTCCCTCATACACACCTTGTTTTACCACTTCATCCTACCCCATCTATTCCTCCATCACCTTCTGTTGACATATCACCTCACACTTCATCACAATTTTCTTCCCATAGTCCTACTCAAACTGATTCTAATCCTTCTTCTGATGTGCCCATCTCTGATCCTACCCCTCCTCCTTTTACACCATGTACACCATCTACTTCTACACCAAGTAACCCCACTCAACCTCATCAAATTATTCACCCTTAG
- the LOC112789562 gene encoding pentatricopeptide repeat-containing protein At2g41080-like isoform X3: MGRFRVPRTCFSFVSVSTVFQNPVFHLSTVTFKTHLEDGNFSYAKEQFATLCSNGRIREAFHNFVSYIWSEPRLFSNLIQACIRTKSVSLGKQLHSLIITSGCSSDKFVSNHLLNLYSKFGEFRAAVLLFDRMPTRNTMSCNIMIKAHLEMGSFESAKKMFDEMPERNVATWNAMVTGLAKFEMNEESLFLFSQMNELGFMPDEYSLGSVLRGCAHLTALFAGQQVHAYVMKSGFEFNLVVTCSLAHMYIKAGSLSDGERLIRLMPNCNVVAWNTLMSGKAQNGCFEGVLDQYCLMKKAGFRPDKITFVTVISSCSELATLGQGKQIHAESIKAGASSIVDVVSSLVSMYSRCGSLQDSMKAFSEGKQRDIVLWSSMISAYGFHGQGEEAIKLFNGMEQENLPGNEVTFLSLLYACSHCGLKDKGLDFFELMVQKYGLKARLEHYNCVVDLLGRSGCLEDAEAMIRSMPMEPDAIIWKTLLSACKIHKNAEMAKRVAKEVLRIDPQDSASYILLANIHASANKWQDVSEVRKAMRGKMLKKEPGISWVEIKNQVHQFCLDDKSHPQSAEINRYLDELTSDMKMRGYVPDTSSVTHDMDNEEKEYNLAHHSEKMAIAFALMNCPEGMPIRVMKNLRVCSDCHVAIKYISEIKNLEIVVRDASRFHHFKDGTCSCGDYWMTGAFVTGDNEGDNEGYVTIWDAINRKILVEVPLLRSFS, from the exons ATGGGCAGGTTTCGTGTTCCTCGTacgtgcttctcctttgtttctgTGTCTACCGTTTTTCAAAATCCTGTCTTTCACTTGTCCACCGTTACCTTCAAAACCCACTTGGAAGATGGAAACTTTTCATATGCCAAAGAACAATTTGCAACCTTGTGTTCCAATGGGCGTATCAGAGAAGCGTTTCACAACTTTGTTTCTTATATATGGTCTGAACCCCGTTTGTTCTCAAATCTCATACAAGCATGCATTCGCACAAAGTCTGTTTCTTTGGGGAAGCAGCTTCATTCTTTGATTATTACTTCTGGCTGTTCCTCGGACAAGTTCGTCTCCAACCATCTCCTCAACCTGTATTCGAAATTTGGGGAGTTTCGAGCTGCAGTCTTACTGTTTGATAGAATGCCTACTAGGAACACCATGTCGTGTAACATCATGATCAAGGCCCATCTTGAAATGGGTAGTTTTGAGAGTGCCAAgaaaatgtttgatgaaatgcctgaGAGGAACGTTGCTACTTGGAATGCAATGGTCACTGGGTTGGCCAAGTTTGAAATGAATGAGGAGTCTTTGTTCTTGTTTTCACAGATGAATGAGTTGGGTTTCATGCCGGATGAGTACTCACTGGGCAGTGTGCTTAGGGGATGTGCACACTTGACAGCTTTGTTTGCAGGCCAACAGGTTCATGCTTATGTTATGAAAAGTGGGTTTGAGTttaatttggttgtcacatgCTCTTTAGCTCACATGTACATTAAAGCTGGAAGCTTAAGTGATGGAGAGAGATTGATCAGATTGATGCCAAATTGTAATGTGGTTGCTTGGAATACACTTATGTCTGGAAAAGCTCAAAATGGGTGTTTTGAGGGAGTTTTGGATCAATACTGTTTGATGAAAAAGGCAGGTTTTAGACCGGATAAGATTACTTTTGTGACTGTGATCAGTTCATGTTCGGAGTTAGCCACACTTGGTCAAGGGAAGCAAATACATGCCGAATCAATCAAAGCAGGAGCTAGTTCTATAGTTGACGTAGTTAGCTCATTAGTTAGTATGTACTCTAGATGTGGATCCTTGCAAGACTCTATGAAAGCTTTTTCGGAAGGCAAACAGCGAGATATTGTATTGTGGAGCTCAATGATTTCTGCTTATGGGTTTCATGGTCAAGGGGAAGAAGCTATAAAGCTCTTTAATGGGATGGAACAAGAAAATTTGCCAGGAAATGAAGTTACATTTTTGAGCTTGTTATATGCATGTAGTCATTGTGGATTGAAGGACAAAGGACTTGATTTCTTCGAGTTGATGGTACAAAAGTATGGACTCAAGGCTAGACTAGAACACTATAATTGTGTCGTTGACCTACTAGGTAGGTCTGGCTGTTTGGAAGACGCAGAAGCTATGATACGTTCCATGCCTATGGAACCAGATGCCATTATATGGAAAACACTGTTATCTGCATGTAAGATCCACAAGAATGCAGAAATGGCAAAACGGGTTGCCAAAGAAGTTCTTAGGATCGATCCTCAAGACTCAGCATCATATATTCTTCTTGCCAATATTCATGCTTCTGCTAATAAGTGGCAGGATGTTTCTGAGGTGAGGAAGGCCATGAGAGGCAAGATGTTGAAGAAAGAACCAGGCATAAGTTGGGTAGAAATAAAGAATCAGGTTCACCAGTTCTGTTTGGATGACAAATCCCACCCACAATCTGCAGAGATCAATCGGTATCTGGATGAACTAACTTCAGACATGAAGATGCGCGGTTATGTCCCGGATACTAGCTCTGTAACGCATGACATGGACAATGAGGAGAAAGAATACAACTTGGCACACCACAGTGAGAAGATGGCAATTGCTTTTGCATTGATGAATTGCCCAGAGGGAATGCCAATAAGGGTGATGAAGAACTTGCGCGTTTGTAGTGATTGCCATGTTGCCATCAAGTACATATCAgagataaaaaatttagaaattgttGTGCGAGATGCTAGCAGGTTTCACCATTTCAAAGATGGTACATGTTCTTGTGGAGATTATTG GATGACAGGTGCTTTCGTCACCGGTGATAATGAAGGTGATAATGAAGGTTACGTTACCATATGGGATgctataaatagaaaaattttagTTGAG GTTCCCTTACTCCGCTCTTTTTCCTAA
- the LOC112789562 gene encoding pentatricopeptide repeat-containing protein At2g41080-like isoform X2, whose product MGRFRVPRTCFSFVSVSTVFQNPVFHLSTVTFKTHLEDGNFSYAKEQFATLCSNGRIREAFHNFVSYIWSEPRLFSNLIQACIRTKSVSLGKQLHSLIITSGCSSDKFVSNHLLNLYSKFGEFRAAVLLFDRMPTRNTMSCNIMIKAHLEMGSFESAKKMFDEMPERNVATWNAMVTGLAKFEMNEESLFLFSQMNELGFMPDEYSLGSVLRGCAHLTALFAGQQVHAYVMKSGFEFNLVVTCSLAHMYIKAGSLSDGERLIRLMPNCNVVAWNTLMSGKAQNGCFEGVLDQYCLMKKAGFRPDKITFVTVISSCSELATLGQGKQIHAESIKAGASSIVDVVSSLVSMYSRCGSLQDSMKAFSEGKQRDIVLWSSMISAYGFHGQGEEAIKLFNGMEQENLPGNEVTFLSLLYACSHCGLKDKGLDFFELMVQKYGLKARLEHYNCVVDLLGRSGCLEDAEAMIRSMPMEPDAIIWKTLLSACKIHKNAEMAKRVAKEVLRIDPQDSASYILLANIHASANKWQDVSEVRKAMRGKMLKKEPGISWVEIKNQVHQFCLDDKSHPQSAEINRYLDELTSDMKMRGYVPDTSSVTHDMDNEEKEYNLAHHSEKMAIAFALMNCPEGMPIRVMKNLRVCSDCHVAIKYISEIKNLEIVVRDASRFHHFKDGTCSCGDYWMTGAFVTGDNEGDNEGYVTIWDAINRKILVERRASWDIHP is encoded by the exons ATGGGCAGGTTTCGTGTTCCTCGTacgtgcttctcctttgtttctgTGTCTACCGTTTTTCAAAATCCTGTCTTTCACTTGTCCACCGTTACCTTCAAAACCCACTTGGAAGATGGAAACTTTTCATATGCCAAAGAACAATTTGCAACCTTGTGTTCCAATGGGCGTATCAGAGAAGCGTTTCACAACTTTGTTTCTTATATATGGTCTGAACCCCGTTTGTTCTCAAATCTCATACAAGCATGCATTCGCACAAAGTCTGTTTCTTTGGGGAAGCAGCTTCATTCTTTGATTATTACTTCTGGCTGTTCCTCGGACAAGTTCGTCTCCAACCATCTCCTCAACCTGTATTCGAAATTTGGGGAGTTTCGAGCTGCAGTCTTACTGTTTGATAGAATGCCTACTAGGAACACCATGTCGTGTAACATCATGATCAAGGCCCATCTTGAAATGGGTAGTTTTGAGAGTGCCAAgaaaatgtttgatgaaatgcctgaGAGGAACGTTGCTACTTGGAATGCAATGGTCACTGGGTTGGCCAAGTTTGAAATGAATGAGGAGTCTTTGTTCTTGTTTTCACAGATGAATGAGTTGGGTTTCATGCCGGATGAGTACTCACTGGGCAGTGTGCTTAGGGGATGTGCACACTTGACAGCTTTGTTTGCAGGCCAACAGGTTCATGCTTATGTTATGAAAAGTGGGTTTGAGTttaatttggttgtcacatgCTCTTTAGCTCACATGTACATTAAAGCTGGAAGCTTAAGTGATGGAGAGAGATTGATCAGATTGATGCCAAATTGTAATGTGGTTGCTTGGAATACACTTATGTCTGGAAAAGCTCAAAATGGGTGTTTTGAGGGAGTTTTGGATCAATACTGTTTGATGAAAAAGGCAGGTTTTAGACCGGATAAGATTACTTTTGTGACTGTGATCAGTTCATGTTCGGAGTTAGCCACACTTGGTCAAGGGAAGCAAATACATGCCGAATCAATCAAAGCAGGAGCTAGTTCTATAGTTGACGTAGTTAGCTCATTAGTTAGTATGTACTCTAGATGTGGATCCTTGCAAGACTCTATGAAAGCTTTTTCGGAAGGCAAACAGCGAGATATTGTATTGTGGAGCTCAATGATTTCTGCTTATGGGTTTCATGGTCAAGGGGAAGAAGCTATAAAGCTCTTTAATGGGATGGAACAAGAAAATTTGCCAGGAAATGAAGTTACATTTTTGAGCTTGTTATATGCATGTAGTCATTGTGGATTGAAGGACAAAGGACTTGATTTCTTCGAGTTGATGGTACAAAAGTATGGACTCAAGGCTAGACTAGAACACTATAATTGTGTCGTTGACCTACTAGGTAGGTCTGGCTGTTTGGAAGACGCAGAAGCTATGATACGTTCCATGCCTATGGAACCAGATGCCATTATATGGAAAACACTGTTATCTGCATGTAAGATCCACAAGAATGCAGAAATGGCAAAACGGGTTGCCAAAGAAGTTCTTAGGATCGATCCTCAAGACTCAGCATCATATATTCTTCTTGCCAATATTCATGCTTCTGCTAATAAGTGGCAGGATGTTTCTGAGGTGAGGAAGGCCATGAGAGGCAAGATGTTGAAGAAAGAACCAGGCATAAGTTGGGTAGAAATAAAGAATCAGGTTCACCAGTTCTGTTTGGATGACAAATCCCACCCACAATCTGCAGAGATCAATCGGTATCTGGATGAACTAACTTCAGACATGAAGATGCGCGGTTATGTCCCGGATACTAGCTCTGTAACGCATGACATGGACAATGAGGAGAAAGAATACAACTTGGCACACCACAGTGAGAAGATGGCAATTGCTTTTGCATTGATGAATTGCCCAGAGGGAATGCCAATAAGGGTGATGAAGAACTTGCGCGTTTGTAGTGATTGCCATGTTGCCATCAAGTACATATCAgagataaaaaatttagaaattgttGTGCGAGATGCTAGCAGGTTTCACCATTTCAAAGATGGTACATGTTCTTGTGGAGATTATTG GATGACAGGTGCTTTCGTCACCGGTGATAATGAAGGTGATAATGAAGGTTACGTTACCATATGGGATgctataaatagaaaaattttagTTGAG AGAAGGGCCTCATGGGATATTCATCCATAA
- the LOC112789562 gene encoding pentatricopeptide repeat-containing protein At2g41080-like isoform X4 has translation MGRFRVPRTCFSFVSVSTVFQNPVFHLSTVTFKTHLEDGNFSYAKEQFATLCSNGRIREAFHNFVSYIWSEPRLFSNLIQACIRTKSVSLGKQLHSLIITSGCSSDKFVSNHLLNLYSKFGEFRAAVLLFDRMPTRNTMSCNIMIKAHLEMGSFESAKKMFDEMPERNVATWNAMVTGLAKFEMNEESLFLFSQMNELGFMPDEYSLGSVLRGCAHLTALFAGQQVHAYVMKSGFEFNLVVTCSLAHMYIKAGSLSDGERLIRLMPNCNVVAWNTLMSGKAQNGCFEGVLDQYCLMKKAGFRPDKITFVTVISSCSELATLGQGKQIHAESIKAGASSIVDVVSSLVSMYSRCGSLQDSMKAFSEGKQRDIVLWSSMISAYGFHGQGEEAIKLFNGMEQENLPGNEVTFLSLLYACSHCGLKDKGLDFFELMVQKYGLKARLEHYNCVVDLLGRSGCLEDAEAMIRSMPMEPDAIIWKTLLSACKIHKNAEMAKRVAKEVLRIDPQDSASYILLANIHASANKWQDVSEVRKAMRGKMLKKEPGISWVEIKNQVHQFCLDDKSHPQSAEINRYLDELTSDMKMRGYVPDTSSVTHDMDNEEKEYNLAHHSEKMAIAFALMNCPEGMPIRVMKNLRVCSDCHVAIKYISEIKNLEIVVRDASRFHHFKDGTCSCGDYW, from the coding sequence ATGGGCAGGTTTCGTGTTCCTCGTacgtgcttctcctttgtttctgTGTCTACCGTTTTTCAAAATCCTGTCTTTCACTTGTCCACCGTTACCTTCAAAACCCACTTGGAAGATGGAAACTTTTCATATGCCAAAGAACAATTTGCAACCTTGTGTTCCAATGGGCGTATCAGAGAAGCGTTTCACAACTTTGTTTCTTATATATGGTCTGAACCCCGTTTGTTCTCAAATCTCATACAAGCATGCATTCGCACAAAGTCTGTTTCTTTGGGGAAGCAGCTTCATTCTTTGATTATTACTTCTGGCTGTTCCTCGGACAAGTTCGTCTCCAACCATCTCCTCAACCTGTATTCGAAATTTGGGGAGTTTCGAGCTGCAGTCTTACTGTTTGATAGAATGCCTACTAGGAACACCATGTCGTGTAACATCATGATCAAGGCCCATCTTGAAATGGGTAGTTTTGAGAGTGCCAAgaaaatgtttgatgaaatgcctgaGAGGAACGTTGCTACTTGGAATGCAATGGTCACTGGGTTGGCCAAGTTTGAAATGAATGAGGAGTCTTTGTTCTTGTTTTCACAGATGAATGAGTTGGGTTTCATGCCGGATGAGTACTCACTGGGCAGTGTGCTTAGGGGATGTGCACACTTGACAGCTTTGTTTGCAGGCCAACAGGTTCATGCTTATGTTATGAAAAGTGGGTTTGAGTttaatttggttgtcacatgCTCTTTAGCTCACATGTACATTAAAGCTGGAAGCTTAAGTGATGGAGAGAGATTGATCAGATTGATGCCAAATTGTAATGTGGTTGCTTGGAATACACTTATGTCTGGAAAAGCTCAAAATGGGTGTTTTGAGGGAGTTTTGGATCAATACTGTTTGATGAAAAAGGCAGGTTTTAGACCGGATAAGATTACTTTTGTGACTGTGATCAGTTCATGTTCGGAGTTAGCCACACTTGGTCAAGGGAAGCAAATACATGCCGAATCAATCAAAGCAGGAGCTAGTTCTATAGTTGACGTAGTTAGCTCATTAGTTAGTATGTACTCTAGATGTGGATCCTTGCAAGACTCTATGAAAGCTTTTTCGGAAGGCAAACAGCGAGATATTGTATTGTGGAGCTCAATGATTTCTGCTTATGGGTTTCATGGTCAAGGGGAAGAAGCTATAAAGCTCTTTAATGGGATGGAACAAGAAAATTTGCCAGGAAATGAAGTTACATTTTTGAGCTTGTTATATGCATGTAGTCATTGTGGATTGAAGGACAAAGGACTTGATTTCTTCGAGTTGATGGTACAAAAGTATGGACTCAAGGCTAGACTAGAACACTATAATTGTGTCGTTGACCTACTAGGTAGGTCTGGCTGTTTGGAAGACGCAGAAGCTATGATACGTTCCATGCCTATGGAACCAGATGCCATTATATGGAAAACACTGTTATCTGCATGTAAGATCCACAAGAATGCAGAAATGGCAAAACGGGTTGCCAAAGAAGTTCTTAGGATCGATCCTCAAGACTCAGCATCATATATTCTTCTTGCCAATATTCATGCTTCTGCTAATAAGTGGCAGGATGTTTCTGAGGTGAGGAAGGCCATGAGAGGCAAGATGTTGAAGAAAGAACCAGGCATAAGTTGGGTAGAAATAAAGAATCAGGTTCACCAGTTCTGTTTGGATGACAAATCCCACCCACAATCTGCAGAGATCAATCGGTATCTGGATGAACTAACTTCAGACATGAAGATGCGCGGTTATGTCCCGGATACTAGCTCTGTAACGCATGACATGGACAATGAGGAGAAAGAATACAACTTGGCACACCACAGTGAGAAGATGGCAATTGCTTTTGCATTGATGAATTGCCCAGAGGGAATGCCAATAAGGGTGATGAAGAACTTGCGCGTTTGTAGTGATTGCCATGTTGCCATCAAGTACATATCAgagataaaaaatttagaaattgttGTGCGAGATGCTAGCAGGTTTCACCATTTCAAAGATGGTACATGTTCTTGTGGAGATTATTGGTAA